One stretch of Arthrobacter polaris DNA includes these proteins:
- a CDS encoding DUF3375 domain-containing protein, protein MDYFAINSLRENHAGWSLLRAQNAPLALTFFMSAFTDPNQRNVGRQDLIEVLDDVLFSLRDSLGEDRFPRSAGEYLDDWAEPGKAWLRKFYADNRDEPVYDLTASTEDVIRWVESLRGRDFVPTQSRLSSIFNLLKALVHGSETDPEARLAELQRQRDDIDAQMDLIRAGTIAVMSGPEAVDHFHQLSTQAKDLLSDFREVEANFRKLDRKLREQISLWEGGQGDLLESIFSSQQDISGSLQGRTFQGXWDYLMSPQLRTELHELLERATQIEALATQEGLHSITSMXKDWLPAVEQTQSTVRQLSAQIRRLLDDKVFLENKRIMALIRNIESGAVAVRATPPQGAFADLAGHDVPVALPFERPLYEPSRQTPINDSVDVAEDLDVDAHALFDQFHVDPXKLEANIDSVLADAEQATLADVTDAFPLSQGLAELVTYFQLATESKSATIDPDSSQTLAWTLPDGSLREATVXKIIFVRPT, encoded by the coding sequence ATGGACTACTTTGCGATCAATTCCCTACGTGAGAACCACGCTGGCTGGTCGCTGCTCCGTGCCCAAAACGCACCCCTGGCCTTGACGTTCTTCATGAGCGCGTTCACAGACCCCAACCAGCGCAACGTGGGCCGCCAGGACCTGATCGAGGTCCTTGATGACGTTCTATTTAGTTTGCGGGACTCCTTGGGCGAGGACAGGTTCCCGCGCTCGGCCGGCGAATACCTCGACGATTGGGCCGAGCCCGGCAAGGCGTGGCTAAGAAAGTTCTATGCCGATAACCGGGACGAGCCCGTCTACGATCTCACCGCCTCCACCGAAGATGTGATCCGCTGGGTTGAATCATTACGCGGGCGTGACTTTGTCCCCACCCAGTCACGCCTGTCCAGCATCTTCAATCTCCTCAAAGCCTTGGTCCATGGTTCAGAAACCGACCCGGAAGCACGGTTGGCTGAACTCCAGCGCCAACGCGATGACATCGACGCCCAAATGGACCTGATCCGCGCAGGTACCATCGCCGTCATGAGCGGCCCCGAAGCCGTGGACCACTTCCACCAGTTGAGCACCCAGGCCAAAGACTTACTTTCGGACTTCCGTGAAGTGGAGGCGAATTTTCGCAAACTAGACCGGAAGCTGCGTGAGCAGATCTCCCTGTGGGAAGGTGGCCAGGGTGATCTCCTTGAGTCAATCTTTTCCTCCCAGCAGGACATCAGCGGATCCCTGCAGGGGCGCACCTTCCAGGGCTTNTGGGATTACCTGATGTCCCCGCAGCTACGCACTGAATTGCACGAACTTTTGGAACGAGCCACGCAGATCGAGGCGCTCGCCACGCAGGAAGGCCTGCACTCCATCACGTCCATGCANAAGGACTGGCTGCCTGCCGTGGAGCAGACCCAATCCACTGTGCGCCAACTGTCGGCCCAAATCCGCCGCCTGCTCGATGACAAGGTGTTCCTTGAAAACAAGCGCATCATGGCGTTGATCCGCAATATTGAATCCGGCGCCGTCGCTGTCCGTGCTACCCCACCTCAGGGCGCCTTTGCCGATCTGGCGGGCCACGATGTGCCCGTGGCACTACCCTTCGAGCGTCCCCTGTACGAGCCCAGCCGACAAACACCAATCAACGACTCCGTTGACGTCGCCGAGGACCTTGATGTGGACGCCCACGCGCTCTTTGACCAGTTCCATGTTGACCCGCANAAGCTCGAGGCCAACATAGATTCGGTGTTGGCCGACGCCGAACAAGCAACGTTGGCTGATGTGACGGACGCTTTCCCGCTCAGTCAGGGCCTGGCTGAGCTCGTCACTTATTTCCAGCTCGCCACGGAGTCGAAGTCTGCAACCATCGACCCGGACTCATCCCAAACCCTTGCCTGGACCCTCCCCGACGGCAGTTTGCGGGAAGCCACCGTTGANAAAATCATCTTTGTGAGGCCAACATGA
- a CDS encoding DUF4194 domain-containing protein, producing MTAVFDNAQEPAQSQESPARXPRRAALVVTKLFKGVLYRESDXKLWQRLMELTAQARDYVAVLGLELVLDDSEGYAFLRSHPDADADLPRLXPRRQLTFHVSLLLALLRARLAEFDTQNSETRLIMTTEQIGDMVSVFLPESSNEARILDQLASNIKXVTELGFLRKLRGQDGSYEVARILKAYVDAQWLEEFDARLADYRAALAGDTTPATTAKAATA from the coding sequence ATGACCGCAGTCTTTGACAACGCCCAAGAACCTGCTCAGAGCCAGGAATCGCCAGCACGNNCACCCCGACGGGCTGCCCTTGTTGTTACGAAGCTATTCAAGGGCGTCCTCTACCGGGAAAGCGATGANAAACTGTGGCAACGGCTCATGGAACTCACTGCCCAAGCCCGCGACTACGTGGCCGTACTGGGCCTGGAACTTGTCCTCGATGACAGCGAAGGCTATGCCTTCCTGCGTTCACATCCCGACGCCGATGCGGACCTTCCCCGCCTCATNCCCCGCCGCCAACTCACCTTTCATGTCAGCTTGCTCCTGGCCCTGTTGCGCGCCCGGCTGGCCGAGTTTGATACGCAAAACAGTGAAACCCGGCTCATCATGACCACCGAACAAATTGGTGACATGGTCTCGGTGTTCCTGCCCGAATCCAGCAACGAGGCCCGGATCCTGGACCAGCTGGCCAGCAACATCAAAAANGTGACGGAGCTGGGTTTCTTGCGTAAACTCCGCGGCCAGGATGGGAGCTATGAGGTGGCCCGCATCCTCAAAGCCTATGTGGATGCCCAATGGCTCGAGGAATTCGATGCCCGGCTCGCCGACTACCGCGCCGCCCTCGCAGGCGATACGACACCAGCAACCACGGCAAAGGCGGCCACCGCATGA
- a CDS encoding ATP-binding protein: MSTQTQPGLFSLDDLTEDDAGTRPGFRLHRLELLNWGTFNKDVRTFRLDGENSLLTGDIGSGKSTVVDAITTLLLPANRIEYNKAAGAXKKERSLMSYVRGFHXSARSGIXDASRPVALRGPGAFTVVLGVFHNAGLNKTITLAITLWATQEAGQPTRXYSIAEGEQSIKGDFSDFGTDLAKLKRRLRTDGVAVFDVFDKYGAAFKRHFGISSNQAMDLFHRTVSMKQVENITHFVRTNMLEEDDVETRIKNLLHHFDDLXKAHNAVLRARDQIRMLEPVRDNAARHHGLSMDHANSHQQREQLSPWFTSRKLALSQAHLLELERAGAKVAEQQTALTAELGSFTRELADLRDDIRTSGGGRIAAIEAELARLSIESGAQRERYATYSDAATVLGLFEPDDQVVFDANAAALPGVEKHLXEANTELQGQRTALDRQRSEAAEQAKEHKEELXSLLNRQNLLPGWLIALRKKLCDGTGIAETELPFAGELLKVRDSEAPWEGAAERTLHGFALSLLVTSGHYPAVSNWVDGNNLHARLVYLKVGENPTPRQSAPDTLAGKISIKPGTPLREFLLDELGRRFDHQCCETMAEFRRYPNALTSNGQLKSGGGRHEKDDRKALTDRSTYVLGWDNHDKIARLRTALEQAXGQVRTSGDGLGRVDSQLGSLGRQQRLIGTISAVANFADLNWQSTTRAMSGLTEEKSALETSSDILRELTRXEAETAMRVEKANEKLRTLMERIGSNKADIRSLAEQIADCRESLAETSLTSDAGLLAELDKLTAAALESGVLTYKNTAKIEAKARETLTRSIDGLSRRMSTTEGITIRFMTDFRNKYPAETTDLDAALESAGEFNKLLAQLVDNDLPRFAERFKESLTQNTIHEIVAFNAXLDARKQDIISRIGEINESLARIEYNPGRHIQLEPQATSDPDVREFGTDLRACSEGSIGAQEQYSEXKFLQVEALVERFRGREGLTNLDERWTAKVTDVRNWFTFSASXKWTETGEEHEHFTDSGGKSGGXKEKLAYTILAAALAFQFGIAAGPGNQRSFRFVVIDEAFGRGSDESAKYGLELFKRLKLQLLIVTPLXKIHVIEPFVANVGFVANESGADSQLRNMTIHQYRAERDKRGR; encoded by the coding sequence ATGAGCACTCAAACCCAGCCGGGTCTCTTCAGCCTCGATGACCTCACCGAGGACGACGCCGGCACCCGGCCAGGCTTTCGGCTGCACCGTTTGGAGCTGCTGAACTGGGGCACGTTCAACAAGGATGTGCGCACGTTCCGGCTCGACGGNGAAAATAGCCTTCTGACCGGTGACATCGGTTCCGGCAAATCCACCGTGGTGGACGCCATCACCACCCTNTTACTGCCAGCTAACCGGATTGAATACAACAAGGCTGCCGGCGCGCANAAGAAGGAACGCAGCCTCATGTCATATGTGCGCGGCTTCCATAANAGCGCCCGCAGCGGCATTGANGACGCATCCCGCCCGGTGGCGCTGCGAGGGCCGGGTGCATTCACAGTGGTGCTNGGGGTCTTCCACAATGCTGGCTTGAATAAGACCATCACCCTGGCCATCACCTTGTGGGCCACGCAGGAGGCTGGCCAGCCCACCCGCTTNTACTCCATTGCCGAGGGCGAACAGTCAATCAAGGGCGACTTCTCCGATTTTGGTACCGACTTGGCCAAGCTGAAACGGCGGCTTCGCACTGACGGTGTCGCGGTCTTTGACGTGTTTGACAAGTATGGGGCCGCCTTCAAGCGCCACTTTGGTATCAGTTCCAACCAAGCGATGGATTTGTTTCACCGCACCGTCTCCATGAAGCAGGTGGAGAATATCACCCACTTTGTGCGCACCAACATGTTGGAGGAGGACGACGTTGAAACCCGCATCAAGAACCTGCTCCACCACTTTGACGATCTGAANAAGGCCCACAACGCAGTGTTGCGGGCCAGGGACCAGATCCGCATGCTGGAACCGGTCAGGGACAACGCCGCCCGCCATCACGGACTGAGCATGGATCACGCCAACTCTCACCAACAGCGCGAACAGCTCTCCCCGTGGTTCACCTCCCGAAAGCTGGCACTGAGCCAGGCGCACCTGCTGGAATTGGAGCGCGCCGGCGCCAAGGTGGCCGAACAGCAAACCGCACTGACGGCCGAACTAGGCAGTTTTACCCGTGAACTGGCCGATCTGCGCGATGATATTCGCACCAGCGGCGGTGGACGGATCGCCGCCATCGAAGCCGAGCTGGCGCGCCTGTCCATTGAATCCGGTGCCCAGCGCGAGCGTTACGCTACTTATTCGGACGCGGCAACAGTCCTTGGGTTGTTTGAACCGGATGACCAGGTGGTCTTTGACGCCAACGCCGCGGCACTGCCNGGGGTGGAGAAGCACCTTTTNGAGGCTAATACCGAGTTGCAGGGACAGCGCACCGCCCTCGACCGCCAGCGTTCCGAGGCTGCCGAACAGGCAAAAGAACACAAGGAAGAACTCAANAGTCTCCTAAACAGGCAAAACCTGCTGCCGGGCTGGCTGATCGCACTGCGCAAGAAACTCTGCGATGGAACCGGCATTGCAGAAACAGAGTTGCCCTTTGCGGGCGAGTTGCTGAAGGTGCGCGACTCCGAGGCGCCTTGGGAAGGCGCCGCCGAGCGCACCTTGCACGGCTTTGCCTTGTCCCTGCTGGTCACCAGCGGGCACTATCCTGCCGTCAGCAACTGGGTTGATGGCAACAACCTGCACGCCCGGCTGGTCTATCTGAAAGTGGGCGAGAACCCCACCCCGCGCCAGAGCGCCCCTGACACGCTGGCCGGAAAGATCAGCATCAAACCGGGTACCCCGTTGCGTGAATTCCTGCTCGATGAGCTGGGCCGCCGCTTTGACCACCAGTGCTGCGAAACAATGGCAGAGTTCCGCCGTTACCCCAATGCACTGACCAGCAACGGCCAGCTCAAAAGTGGCGGCGGGCGTCATGAGAAGGATGATCGCAAGGCCCTGACTGACCGTTCCACCTATGTGCTTGGCTGGGACAACCACGATAAAATCGCCCGTCTGCGCACAGCATTGGAGCAGGCAGANGGGCAGGTCCGCACATCCGGGGATGGGCTGGGACGCGTTGACAGCCAGCTGGGCAGCCTGGGCCGCCAGCAGCGCCTCATTGGCACCATTTCCGCCGTCGCAAATTTCGCGGACCTGAACTGGCAATCCACCACGCGTGCCATGTCCGGCCTGACGGAGGAGAAGTCGGCCTTGGAAACCTCCAGCGATATCCTGCGTGAGCTCACCCGCAGNGAGGCTGAAACCGCCATGCGAGTGGAGAAGGCCAACGAGAAGCTGCGCACCCTGATGGAGCGGATTGGTTCCAACAAGGCAGACATCCGCAGCCTCGCCGAGCAGATCGCAGACTGCCGCGAATCGTTAGCGGAAACGTCATTGACGTCCGACGCCGGACTGCTGGCTGAGCTGGACAAGCTCACCGCCGCGGCACTTGAGTCAGGGGTACTGACGTACAAGAACACGGCCAAAATTGAGGCCAAGGCAAGAGAAACCCTCACACGGAGCATCGATGGCCTGAGCCGACGGATGAGCACCACCGAGGGAATCACCATCCGGTTCATGACGGATTTCCGCAATAAGTACCCTGCCGAAACCACAGACCTTGACGCCGCCCTTGAATCCGCAGGAGAGTTCAACAAGCTCTTGGCGCAGTTGGTGGATAACGATCTGCCCCGCTTTGCCGAACGGTTCAAGGAATCGCTGACACAAAACACCATCCATGAGATCGTGGCGTTCAACGCGTTNTTGGATGCGCGCAAACAGGACATCATCTCCCGCATTGGCGAAATCAACGAGTCGCTGGCTCGGATTGAATACAACCCCGGCCGGCACATCCAGCTTGAGCCACAAGCCACCAGTGACCCTGACGTGCGCGAATTTGGCACCGACCTGCGCGCATGTTCGGAAGGCTCCATCGGTGCACAGGAACAATACTCGGAGCANAAATTCCTACAGGTCGAGGCCCTTGTTGAGCGTTTCCGGGGCCGTGAAGGCCTCACCAACTTAGATGAACGGTGGACGGCGAAGGTCACCGACGTGCGCAACTGGTTCACGTTCTCCGCATCGGANAAATGGACGGAGACGGGTGAGGAACACGAGCACTTCACCGATTCCGGCGGTAAGTCCGGCGGGCANAAAGAAAAGCTGGCCTACACTATCCTTGCCGCGGCCCTAGCCTTCCAGTTCGGGATAGCGGCGGGTCCTGGCAACCAGCGCAGCTTCCGTTTTGTCGTCATCGATGAAGCGTTCGGGCGCGGATCGGACGAGTCAGCCAAGTACGGGCTGGAACTGTTCAAGCGCTTGAAACTTCAATTGCTCATCGTCACACCGCTGCANAAGATTCACGTCATTGAACCCTTCGTGGCCAATGTGGGATTCGTAGCCAATGAGTCAGGNGCAGATTCGCAGCTGCGCAACATGACCATCCATCAATACCGGGCAGAGCGGGATAAGCGTGGCCGCTAA